One bacterium genomic window, CATTCCTATCATCATTTCTTACCCGCGTTTTTCTACCAAGAAATGCCCCATTTCGTTTTTATACTTATACTCAAGATTAACGAATCCTGATCGCTCCAATAAATCTATGCATTTTTCTTTAGGGAGAAACTTCCAGGCTAAAAGTGGGATCATAATAATCATTCCTATATTTCGTAATGGTTCCATTGATAGGAATTTTCCCTCTGGTTTTAAAACCCTCAAAACCTCTGACAAAAATTTAAGTCTTTTTGAATCACTCCAAAAACTATCCAACAGACTTGCCGCAACTACAACATCAAAAGAATTATCTGGGAAAGGAATGCTCAAAGCATTTCCTGTTCTAAATTCAACCTTGTCTCTCACACCCTCAATTTCTGCATTCTTATAAGCTCGTTCAAGAGAAGCATTCATAATATCCCTTCTGTCCCAGATATCAATTCCTATAGCCTTTCCTTCTTTCAAAAGATTTGCCACTCCAATAGTAGCTTTACCTAAACCACATCCTACATCTAATACATTTTCATCACCTTTCAAAGTCAGTATGTCTGATAAATCATATGGTTCATGCTGCCTACTGAAATGCATTCCTACCCAATAGCCAAGTAAGCTCCACAGCCCCAGGGCAATAACAATTATCCCTATCACTTTTGACAGGAATATGGTAACTACTGCCCCCAAAATAATATCCACACTAACAATAAGGTGAAAGTATCCAAAGCCATAATATCCATAGTGTGGTTTTTTGTTAGCCTTCTTTTTACTCATATTTTCCTCTCATCAATGCCGATTGCATATAACGCTGTGATTTATGGTTAAATAGGTGCGTAAAAATCTGCAATTAGGCGATGGTGCCATTATATTGTAAACTCTCCTCTTCCAACATAAGCACATGCTCCACCTATCTTTATCATATATCTATTATCTTTGATCT contains:
- a CDS encoding class I SAM-dependent methyltransferase; protein product: MSKKKANKKPHYGYYGFGYFHLIVSVDIILGAVVTIFLSKVIGIIVIALGLWSLLGYWVGMHFSRQHEPYDLSDILTLKGDENVLDVGCGLGKATIGVANLLKEGKAIGIDIWDRRDIMNASLERAYKNAEIEGVRDKVEFRTGNALSIPFPDNSFDVVVAASLLDSFWSDSKRLKFLSEVLRVLKPEGKFLSMEPLRNIGMIIMIPLLAWKFLPKEKCIDLLERSGFVNLEYKYKNEMGHFLVEKRG